One window of the Ureibacillus sp. FSL W7-1570 genome contains the following:
- a CDS encoding heptaprenylglyceryl phosphate synthase, producing MDFKHWRHAFKIDPSKELSDEDLEKVCESGTDVIIVGGTDDVTLDNVLEQLVRIRRYSVPVALEISTIESITPGFDYYLIPTVLNSTNTKWVKDLHHAAIKEYGDIMVWDELIAEGYVILNPDCKAAGATEADANLSKEDVIAYARLAENYFKLPIFYLEYSGTYGDVEIVKAVKEVLEDARLFYGGGIKSAAQAEEMAQFADTVVVGNVIYEDLKEALKTVEAVKSLSK from the coding sequence ATGGATTTTAAACATTGGAGACATGCATTTAAAATTGATCCATCGAAAGAACTTTCGGATGAAGATTTGGAAAAGGTATGCGAATCCGGCACAGATGTCATCATCGTTGGCGGAACGGATGATGTGACGTTGGATAACGTGCTCGAACAGCTTGTCCGGATTAGAAGATATTCTGTACCGGTCGCATTGGAAATATCCACGATCGAATCCATCACGCCCGGATTTGACTATTATCTGATTCCAACCGTATTAAACAGCACGAATACAAAATGGGTAAAAGATTTGCATCATGCTGCCATCAAAGAATACGGAGACATCATGGTTTGGGACGAGCTGATCGCGGAAGGCTATGTTATATTGAATCCGGATTGCAAAGCGGCAGGGGCAACGGAAGCCGATGCCAATTTATCGAAAGAGGACGTCATTGCTTATGCAAGACTTGCGGAAAATTACTTTAAACTGCCCATCTTTTATTTGGAATACAGCGGTACATATGGGGATGTAGAAATCGTCAAAGCCGTCAAGGAAGTGCTGGAGGACGCGCGATTATTTTACGGCGGCGGCATCAAATCGGCGGCCCAGGCGGAAGAAATGGCCCAATTTGCTGACACGGTCGTTGTTGGAAATGTCATTTATGAAGATTTGAAAGAAGCCTTGAAAACGGTGGAGGCAGTGAAAAGCTTGTCAAAGTGA
- the pcrA gene encoding DNA helicase PcrA has protein sequence MEQLTKNLLNGMNPQQQEAVKTTEGPLLIMAGAGSGKTRVLTHRIAYLIVEKQVYPSNILAITFTNKAAREMRERIDALLGSGISENMWVSTFHSMCVRILRRHIDRIGISKNFSILDASDQLTAIKNVFKQLNIDTKQYDPRSVLSAISSAKNECITAEQYKKNANPFNPFEKMAGEVYEAYEKTLRKNQSLDFDDLIIMTITLFERVPDVLEYYQNKFQYIHVDEYQDTNHSQYKLVKMLASKFKNICVVGDSDQSIYRWRGADIRNILSFEKDYPNAKVILLEQNYRSTKRILQAANDVISNNESRYPKVLRTENPTGEKIVFYTARDERDEAQFVVKTIKELMETEGRTLKDFAILYRTNAQSRAMEEVLVKSNLQYTIVGGTKFYDRKEIKDLLAYLRLIANNDDDLSLARIINEPKRNIGASTFEKIATYAIENDLSIFKALYEVSSIGLTPRAMNALENFRNLIEGFSKMQDYLSVTELVEEVIEKSGYRAMLEKENTIESQSRLENLEEFLSVTKAFEERSEDKSLVAFLTDLALIADIDSLDEENNSNESIVLMTMHSAKGLEFPVVFIIGMEENIFPHSRSIGVKEELEEERRLAYVGITRAEERLYLTCASFRTLFGRPNSNPPSRFIDEISEDILDAKSFSSEYREDRLPFGQKKTSNNARMNVQPKAKFATPQRTGGEQMQWKVGDKAIHGKWGTGVVVSVKGEGDDLELDIAFPDKGIKRLLAKFAPITKA, from the coding sequence ATGGAACAGTTGACAAAAAATTTATTGAACGGAATGAATCCACAACAACAGGAAGCGGTCAAAACGACAGAAGGCCCCCTTCTCATCATGGCTGGTGCAGGTTCGGGGAAAACAAGGGTATTGACCCACCGGATTGCATACTTGATTGTAGAAAAACAAGTGTATCCATCCAATATTTTGGCGATCACTTTTACGAATAAAGCAGCAAGGGAAATGCGGGAGCGGATTGATGCACTTCTTGGCAGCGGCATATCCGAAAACATGTGGGTTTCCACTTTCCACTCCATGTGCGTGCGCATTTTGAGAAGACATATTGATCGCATCGGCATTTCCAAAAACTTCTCCATTCTCGATGCTTCCGACCAGTTGACGGCCATTAAAAACGTCTTTAAACAACTCAATATTGATACGAAACAATATGATCCAAGATCCGTTTTATCTGCCATCAGTTCCGCCAAAAATGAATGTATCACAGCGGAACAATATAAAAAGAATGCGAATCCATTCAACCCATTCGAAAAAATGGCGGGGGAAGTGTATGAAGCGTATGAAAAAACCCTTCGGAAAAACCAGTCCCTCGATTTCGATGATTTAATTATCATGACGATTACACTGTTTGAGAGAGTGCCGGATGTTCTTGAATATTATCAAAATAAATTCCAGTATATTCATGTCGATGAGTATCAAGATACGAACCACTCCCAATACAAGCTGGTCAAAATGCTCGCATCGAAATTTAAAAACATCTGTGTTGTAGGGGATTCCGACCAGTCCATTTATCGTTGGCGCGGTGCGGACATTCGGAACATTTTATCCTTTGAAAAAGACTATCCGAATGCCAAAGTGATTTTGCTGGAACAAAACTACCGTTCCACCAAACGGATTTTGCAGGCGGCCAATGATGTCATTTCCAACAACGAAAGCCGCTATCCGAAAGTGCTGCGTACAGAGAATCCAACAGGAGAAAAAATCGTATTTTATACAGCCCGCGATGAACGGGATGAAGCGCAATTCGTCGTGAAAACAATCAAAGAATTGATGGAAACGGAAGGGCGCACGTTAAAGGATTTCGCCATCCTCTACCGCACAAATGCCCAATCCCGTGCAATGGAAGAAGTGTTAGTGAAATCGAATTTGCAATATACGATCGTCGGCGGCACGAAATTCTACGATCGGAAAGAAATCAAGGACCTGCTTGCCTATTTGCGTCTCATTGCGAACAATGACGATGATCTATCATTGGCCCGCATCATCAATGAACCGAAACGGAACATTGGAGCATCCACTTTTGAAAAGATTGCCACATATGCCATTGAAAATGATCTATCCATTTTTAAAGCGCTTTATGAGGTTTCTTCCATTGGTTTGACGCCGCGGGCAATGAACGCCCTTGAAAACTTCCGCAATTTGATTGAAGGATTTTCAAAAATGCAGGATTATTTATCCGTGACCGAATTGGTGGAAGAAGTTATTGAAAAGTCCGGATACCGGGCAATGCTCGAGAAGGAAAACACGATCGAATCCCAAAGCAGACTGGAAAACCTGGAAGAGTTTTTATCCGTGACAAAAGCCTTTGAAGAAAGAAGCGAAGATAAATCCCTTGTCGCTTTTCTAACGGATCTTGCTTTGATCGCGGATATCGATTCACTGGATGAAGAAAACAATTCAAATGAAAGCATTGTCTTGATGACGATGCACTCGGCAAAGGGCTTGGAGTTTCCGGTCGTATTCATCATCGGAATGGAAGAAAATATCTTCCCGCATTCCCGTTCCATTGGTGTCAAAGAGGAGTTGGAAGAAGAACGGCGCTTGGCCTATGTGGGAATCACGCGGGCAGAAGAACGGCTATATTTGACTTGCGCCTCTTTCCGCACCCTTTTTGGACGTCCGAATTCCAACCCGCCTTCCCGTTTCATTGATGAAATTTCAGAGGACATCCTGGATGCCAAATCCTTCAGTTCTGAATACAGGGAAGACAGATTGCCATTTGGACAGAAGAAAACTTCCAATAATGCCCGAATGAACGTCCAACCGAAAGCGAAATTCGCCACACCTCAACGGACAGGCGGCGAGCAAATGCAATGGAAAGTGGGAGACAAAGCCATTCACGGGAAATGGGGTACAGGCGTTGTCGTCAGCGTAAAAGGGGAAGGCGATGATTTGGAATTGGATATCGCTTTTCCAGATAAAGGAATCAAGCGGCTTTTGGCCAAATTTGCCCCAATTACAAAAGCTTAG